The proteins below are encoded in one region of Sulfitobacter sp. SK012:
- a CDS encoding SDR family NAD(P)-dependent oxidoreductase, translated as MNSITPKIDFQKELSGQFDLEGKVAFVPGGYGGIGEAIAWGLALSGAKIMIAGRDLEKSKKLAAQLSNAGQDATGIAVDATSVADIDRAVQDTMDAYGQIDILMNCVGTQKEQLLLEVTEEAFDEVYQVNLKSAMFLAQAVAKRQIAGSNGGKQVHLLSVRSQFGLRDRGYSAYCSTKGGMVMLIKQHAMELAPKGITVNGVAPTFVYTEMIKHVMENDEFRQSLLDRIPLGRIADPKDVVGPALFFCAPASGFVTGQTMYVDGGITSSQ; from the coding sequence ATGAATAGCATAACTCCAAAAATTGACTTTCAAAAAGAGCTTTCGGGCCAGTTTGATTTAGAAGGCAAAGTAGCGTTTGTACCTGGGGGTTATGGTGGCATAGGCGAGGCTATCGCCTGGGGGCTTGCGTTGTCTGGTGCCAAAATCATGATCGCCGGGCGTGATCTTGAAAAGTCTAAAAAATTGGCTGCTCAGCTTTCAAACGCGGGGCAAGATGCCACGGGGATTGCTGTTGATGCAACATCCGTAGCTGATATCGACCGAGCGGTTCAAGATACGATGGATGCCTATGGTCAAATTGACATCTTGATGAATTGCGTAGGTACCCAAAAGGAACAGCTTCTGCTTGAAGTAACCGAAGAGGCCTTTGACGAAGTTTATCAGGTGAACTTGAAGTCGGCGATGTTTCTGGCGCAAGCCGTCGCCAAACGACAAATTGCTGGCAGCAATGGTGGAAAACAAGTCCACTTACTATCAGTTCGTTCTCAGTTTGGGCTGCGTGACAGGGGTTATTCCGCTTATTGTAGTACCAAAGGCGGGATGGTCATGTTGATCAAACAGCATGCGATGGAGCTGGCACCAAAGGGTATAACGGTTAACGGCGTTGCACCTACTTTTGTCTATACGGAAATGATCAAACACGTCATGGAAAACGATGAATTTCGTCAAAGTCTGCTTGACCGTATTCCACTTGGAAGGATCGCCGATCCCAAAGATGTCGTCGGGCCCGCGCTATTTTTCTGCGCGCCTGCATCTGGCTTTGTCACGGGGCAAACAATGTACGTCGATGGTGGCATAACTTCCAGTCAGTAG